In the genome of Oncorhynchus gorbuscha isolate QuinsamMale2020 ecotype Even-year linkage group LG05, OgorEven_v1.0, whole genome shotgun sequence, the window cagcttgctatcatcgacggaaaaatgaattcccaagtttatcaagatcTTTCGCAGGAGAATGGTAGGCTCTGTcagccaattgaagctcaacagaagttgggtgatgcaacaggacaacgacccaaaacacagaagtaaatcaacaacaaagtggcttcaacagaagaaaatttGCTTTCTGGAGTGGcacagtcctgacctcaacccgatttgagatgctgtggcatgacctcgagcaGTTCATACCAGACATCCCaataatattgctgaactgaaacagttatGTAAAGAGGACTGGTCCAAAATTcttcctgaccgttgtgcaggtctgattcgcaactacagaaaatgtttggttgaggttattgctgccaaaatgtgatcaaccagttattaaatccaagggttcacatactttttccaccctgcactgtaAATGTTTTCAAAGTGTGGTAAATAAAGACATGAacatgtataattgtttgtgtgtttattagtttaagcagactgtggtgatctattgttgtgacttataTGAAAAtaaaattttatgaccaatttatgcagtaATCCAGGTAATGCCAAAGGGTTTACATACTGTTTCTTGCCACCGTACCTTCCCACAACAGGAAAGTGGTGTAATGTAGATCTCTGGTATGTGTTCTGTCAACTGTTGCCAGGCAACCTTTCAGAAGGATCCACAGCCAAATGCAGCCACTCGATTGTTAACAAGCAACAGGGCCTTGAAAAAACTCTACCAAAAACTCAAAAGTAAATTAGTTTGATATTGTGGCTCTCATACCATTTTATGGGATTGACTTTCCCTTTAATGAGTCTGTTATTGTTTTCTTTATCTACAACCCTAATCCTTTAGAATGGGCTCTCGGACACTTTCTTTGGCTGTGGAGGAGCAGCTTCGTAGCCTCTGTCTGAAGGACTTTCCATGTGGACATGGCTGTTGGGTGAGTCCACATTAAGCTTTTTTGGCCACACATCAGATCAGAAAAGAGGGCAGACAAACTTGTGTGATTTCACTCAATGATCCCAAAGTCTCAATGTAATGGAATGAATGGTGCCAgagctatatatacagtggggcaaaaaggtatttagtcagccaccaattgtgcaagttctcccacttaaaaagatgagagaggcctgtaattttcatcataggtacacttcaactatgacagacaaaattaggaaaaaatccagaaaatcacattgtaggatttttaatgaatttatttgcaaattggtGTACCTCAAGTTTGAggttgtgactgtttgaggttgtggacaggtatcttttatactaataacaagttcaaacaggtgccattaatacaggtaacgagtggaggacagaggagcctcttaaagaagaagttacaggtctgtgagagccagaaatcttgcttgtttgtaggtgaccaaatacatattttccaccatagtttgcaaataaattcataaaaaatcctacaatgtgattttctggatttttttccctcattttgtctgtcatagttgaagtgtacctatgatgaaaatgacagcctttctcatctttttaagtgggagaacttgcacaattggtggctgactaaatacttttttgccccactgtatatacatagtACATGGCTCTTGATGGTGCCATCCATCGAGCAAGGTCACCTCTTGGTGGTTTCCTACTCTTTTCATGTACAAGTAGTGGATATGAATGAGGTGGTCCAAAATACCATTGATTAACAGAAGTGAAATGCTTTTTACCTCAACGGCATGTTCCTGTGCTGTTGTGTTTAGAGCAAATCCAGAGGGAGTATCTTTGAGGAACAGAGTTGGGGCTACAGCGAGCAGGACGAGGGGAGAGAAGGTGCagccaaggaggaggaggaggccctTATGGAGCACTTGACCAGTCCACTGTCCCCATGGCAACATGAGGGGTCATGGAGCCCCCAAGCCCGAACCCTGAGAGAGCTATCTGTGCGAACACCTGAACTTCTCCATGGCAACTTCATATTCAGCCACTTCAACACCCTACGTATTGTAGACAAGGGTGTGAGTATCTTAGCTGTCTGCTAGCCAATGCTCACAAGCCTTGATTCATTTGTTGAGCAATCTTTTGGCTCCAATTTATATTACCAGCCTTTATATACCTGTCCTGCTGAAATAAACAATTCATCCAACATTTTATTTTGTACAGTAATCGGCAATTATAGTAAGACGTGCCATCACTTTGAGCAGGACAGGCACAAGGTTGATTGCATACGAAAACCAATGTCGGATGAATGCATTATTTGATAAGTCCCAGCAGTGTTGTCTCGCATTTTCAGGAAAAGACCAGCTATATAGAGGAAAACCCTCCCCCATATGTTCCTATCTATTTGAATGTGAATTCATACTGTCAGTGAATGGGTCTTTTTGTGTGCATCAGGTCTCCATTGTCGATGATGGCGTGCTCAGGTTCTCCAATCTAAGAGAGTTAGTGCTGAGTGCCAACACAATTTCTGAACTACAAGCAGAGTACCTGCCCTGCACTTTACAAGTGAGTCACacaacacagggagaggaggggctgTGGCACATCAACCCATGTCTCATTGAATCCCACCACATGGACACTTAGAGCACCGTTCGTCTGCACTGAACTATAGTAGGAGGAATGATTCTGTGGAGTTGGGATTGAGCCAGGATGTGGAGATGAAGCtagggtgggttagggttagggttgagccaggatgtGGAGATGAAGCTAgggtgggttagggttggggttgagccAGGATGTGGAGATGAAGCtagggtgggttagggttagggttgagccaggatgtGGAGATGAAGCtagggtgggttagggttagggttgagccaggatgtGGAGATGAAGCtagggtgggttagggttagggttgagccaggatgtGGAGATGCAGCtagggtgggttagggttagggttgagccaggatgtGGAGATGAAGCtagggtgggttagggttagggttgagccaggatgtGGAGATGAAGCtagggtgggttagggttagggttgagccaggatgtGGAGATGAAGCtagggtgggttagggttagggttgagccaggatgtGGAGATGAAGCtagggtgggttagggttagggttgagccaggatgtGGAGATGAAGCtagggtgggttagggttagggttgagccaggatgtGGAGATGAAGCtagggtgggttagggttagggttgagccaggatgtGGAGATGAAGCtagggtgggttagggttagggttgagccaggatgtGGAGATGAAGCtagggtgggttagggttagggttgagccaggatgtggacatgcagctagggtgggttagggttagggttgagccaggatgtGGAGATGAAGCtagggtgggttagggttagggttgagccaggatgtGGAGATGAAGCtagggtgggttagggttagggttgagccaggatgtGGAGATGAAGCtagggtgggttagggttagggttgagccaggatgtGGAGATGAAGCtagggtgggttagggttagggttgagccaggatgtGGAGATGAAGCtagggtgggttagggttagggttgagccaggatgtGGAGATGAAGCtagggtgggttagggttagggttgagccaggatgtGGAGATGAAGCtagggtgggttagggttagggttgagccaggatgtGGAGATGAAGCtagggtgggttagggttagggttgaaccaggatgtggacatgcagctagggtgggttagggttagggttgagccaggatgtGGAGATGAAGCtagggtgggttagggttagggttgagccaggatgtggacatgaagctagggtgggtcagggttagggttgagccaggatgtggacatgaagctagggtgggttagggttagggttgagccagtaTGTGGAGATGAAGCtagggtgggttagggttagggttgagccaggatgtGGAGATGAAGCTAGggtggattagggttagggttgagccaggatgtGGAGATGAAGCtagggtgggttagggttagggttgagctaggatgtggacatgaagctagggtgggttagggttagggttgagctaggatgtggacatgaatctagggttTGGTCAAATTGATTAGAAAATTCACAGATGTTGGTGTGATGTATCACTAAAAACATTCAAACAAGTAGGCCATATTACTTTTTCTATGATTCATGGCATTGGTAGGGTAACTTGTAATATCATTGGGATGTTTTATGAACACTCTGATGCATATAGTGATCGTCTTTGATATCACTGCACAGTCCTTCAATTAAATGCATTGTATGCGTTCGTTTGAAAGGTTTTGGAGCTCTACGCCAACCAGGTTTCCAGCCTTAAAGGTCTTAGCAGCCAGCCTCTACCCTGCCTTCAGCATCTGGGTCTGGGCTGCAACAGGCTGGGTTCCCCCGCAGACATCCAGTACCTCACTGGAACTCTATGGTAAGTGCTCACACACAGGGCAAGTGACAAGCAGTACAAGTTCAATACTCATCTGCACTTGCTCACAATCACCAGCAGGTGACAACAGCAGGTGACATTACATTCCTTAGCAGTCATATGTATAATATTAACTTTCATTGTATAGCGCTTTTCAATTCAAGTAAGAAAGTTATGCACatcataaaataataaaatataagttCTAACAAAAGTAACCTTTGCAGGTGAAACAGAGGAtcttagtcagttgtacaactgaatgaattcAACTGAAAtttgtcttccacatttaaccaaacccctctgaatcggagaggcgcccagggaacagtgtgttaacagcCTTgctcagaacgacagatttgtaccttttggttactggtccaacgctgtACCCGAAACCTACCTGCCGCCCATCTATTAGGGCCACAACATATTATAGTTACTAAAATACTATTTTCATAAAAAATATGAACTAGCTATATCATGTATATTTACTTAGTTGCTATACCATCTAGTCCCAATATGAGAAACATACTTTTTTTTTACCATGGCTGTTCAGGTTGTTTGATTGGTCAATCAAACATTGTTATAAGTGATGAAAAGGCAGATCCCATACATACAGAGGCAGTTCCACAGCTTCCTCTCACCAGCTGTCAGCTCAGCCCTTGCATGCTGTCTCCCTCTTCAGGCCACAGCTGGTATCTCTGGACCTGAGCTGGTCTGGCTTCCAAGGACAGCGGGCCCTAGTGGATGCCCTGGTCACCCTGCCTTGCCTGAGGACCTTGGTGCTGGAGGGCAACCCCCTTACCTTCACCCCTTCCTACCCAGGCTTCATCCTGGACAGTCTCCCGAGGCTGTTCTACCTGGACGCCACACGGGTTACACCGGAGGATCACCATCGCTTTGAAGGCCTGGCCAAGATGAGAGGTTAAGCTATCAATCACCACACTATCACCATTGTCTTACATTATATAGTGTGACTACTACGTCTGCGCTGATC includes:
- the LOC124036329 gene encoding leucine-rich repeat-containing protein 43-like → MGSRTLSLAVEEQLRSLCLKDFPCGHGCWSKSRGSIFEEQSWGYSEQDEGREGAAKEEEEALMEHLTSPLSPWQHEGSWSPQARTLRELSVRTPELLHGNFIFSHFNTLRIVDKGVSIVDDGVLRFSNLRELVLSANTISELQAEYLPCTLQVLELYANQVSSLKGLSSQPLPCLQHLGLGCNRLGSPADIQYLTGTLWPQLVSLDLSWSGFQGQRALVDALVTLPCLRTLVLEGNPLTFTPSYPGFILDSLPRLFYLDATRVTPEDHHRFEGLAKMRDLIVDQAMATVTVRRIRGVPDPLLTVDESAPEFPVVSYSYFVNYEFLSQPPPGNKA